A window of the Ipomoea triloba cultivar NCNSP0323 chromosome 14, ASM357664v1 genome harbors these coding sequences:
- the LOC116005180 gene encoding uncharacterized protein At1g66480-like: MGNCLGGKKVAKVMRVDGQTTEFKIPVDAGEVVKANPGHILVDSEAVKNFGFRAKPLEAEQQLQPKKVYFLVTEPAPAPAERAAPRRVRSSGIHMSAEARLESLMLARSKSASDFSFLKSPENGGGVRLKLRLPKAEVEKLIKQSKHDGGGEVGEKIMRLCMGNNSVAVLNKSSRSRPPAPIPGIIKKDLKSSQKRVGFREIQQEAEA, translated from the coding sequence ATGGGAAATTGTCTAGGAGGGAAGAAGGTAGCTAAGGTGATGAGAGTAGACGGCCAAACAACCGAATTCAAGATTCCGGTGGACGCCGGCGAGGTGGTTAAGGCAAATCCGGGCCACATTTTGGTAGATTCCGAAGCGGTTAAGAATTTCGGGTTCCGAGCGAAGCCGTTAGAGGCGGAGCAGCAACTGCAGCCCAAAAAGGTCTACTTTCTAGTGACGgagccggcgccggcgccggcggagAGAGCGGCGCCGCGGCGGGTCCGGTCGTCGGGGATCCATATGAGCGCCGAGGCTCGGCTCGAGAGCCTAATGCTGGCTCGTAGCAAGTCGGCGTCGGATTTCTCGTTCTTGAAGTCGCCGGAGAACGGCGGTGGCGTGCGGCTCAAGTTACGGCTGCCTAAAGCGGAGGTAGAGAAGTTGATTAAGCAAAGTAAGCACGATGGAGGTGGGGAGGTTGGGGAGAAGATTATGCGGCTTTGCATGGGTAATAATTCGGTTGCCGTGCTAAACAAGTCAAGTAGATCCAGACCTCCGGCTCCGATTCCGGGAATAATCAAGAAAGATCTCAAATCCAGTCAG